Proteins from a single region of Sphingopyxis sp. BSN-002:
- a CDS encoding septal ring lytic transglycosylase RlpA family protein translates to MRRLIAIALPLLLALPAVAQEQDGGDDDGSVSGEVVNGEDIGSGMASYYGRELAGNRTASGEAFDPDDFTCAHRSLPFGSKVRVTNLANGQSVIVRVNDRGPWGRGRVIDISQAAAKEIGMHRSGTARVRMTLLDD, encoded by the coding sequence ATGCGGCGCTTGATCGCGATAGCCCTGCCGCTGCTGCTGGCCTTGCCGGCAGTCGCGCAGGAGCAGGACGGCGGTGACGATGACGGCAGCGTCAGCGGCGAAGTCGTCAACGGCGAGGATATCGGCAGCGGGATGGCGAGCTATTACGGCCGCGAGCTCGCCGGAAACCGCACCGCAAGCGGCGAGGCCTTCGATCCCGACGATTTCACCTGTGCGCACCGTTCGCTGCCTTTCGGCAGCAAGGTCCGCGTCACCAACCTCGCCAACGGCCAGAGCGTCATCGTGCGCGTCAACGACCGAGGTCCGTGGGGCCGCGGCCGCGTGATCGATATCTCGCAGGCCGCCGCGAAGGAAATCGGCATGCACCGCAGCGGCACCGCGCGGGTCCGCATGACGCTGCTCGACGACTGA